The genome window CGGTTCCGGTCCGTGTTTTACAATCCACATTCCGCCGTTTGGAAGACGGAACCTTAAGCGTTCCGATTCAGGAAAACCAGGAAGCGATCGAGGGAAGCGGAGAACTGGAGATCAGTTTAAAATCCTCTCTGACCGGAGGAGCGATCTTGACTTCGAGAGAATACATGAGCCGTTATCCGTATTCCTGCTTGGAACAAAAACTTTCCAAAGCGGTTTCGGCGGGTTCTCAAAAAGAATGGGATCAGATCATGGATCAACTCTCCGCGTACTTGGACGGGGACGGATTGTTGAAATTCTTTCCCATGTCCTGGTATGGAAGCGAGATCCTCACGAGTTACGTATTGATTCTCGCGTCGGAATCGGGTTATAAAATTCCGGATCAAATCCGAGATACTCTTTTGGAAGCGCTCAATCGTTACACGAAGGGATTGATTTATCGAAACGGGTATATCTCGAATACGGACTTTCTCTTGAGAAAGATCATCGTACTCGATGCGGTTTCACGGTATCAAACAATAGGAGACGACGTGATTCGTTCGGTTCAGACCGATCCGAAAATTCTACCTTCCGATATTTTGGTCAGCTTAAGAAATATCTATTCTAGATCGACCGGATATAAATCCCAAATTTCCGCGTTAGACGTTCTTTTGAAGTCCCGTTTTAGAATCCAAGGAACTTCGTATAACTTCGTGGACGAGTCCGGTCTTTGGTGGCTCTTGTCCTCGAACGATTCCACCGTGATGCGAACGATTCTTTCCGTAGTGAAGGACGCGGCTTGGAAAGAGGATCTTCCGCGATTGATCCGCGGTGCGATCGCAAGACAATCGAAAGGCCACTGGGATATAACTCCCGCGAACACGCTCGGTATTCTCGCGTTTCAGGCATATTCCAAGCAGTTTGAAAAGGACAGCGTAGAAGGGAATACGACGATCACTTTGGAAAACAGCAAGAACACTATGGAATGGAAGAATAAAAAAGATCCTCCAACGCTTTCGATTCCTATGCCGAGAAGCACACAAAATCTCGAGTTCGTTCAGAACGGTTCGGGAAAACCGTATGCTGTGATTCATACTAAAGCCGCGCTTCCTCTTAAGGAAAAACTCGAAAGCGGCATGAGACTGGAAAAGGAAATTTTGGATGAGTCCGGCAGCAGAAAGTCTTCGTTCAAAGAAGGGGATTTGGTTCGTGTCCGTTTGAAAATTCAGAACGAAGCGGCCCTTTCTTGGGTCGCCGTCAAAGATCCGATTCCCGCGGGGGCGAGCATTCTGGGCTCCGGTCTTGGAAACGATTCCGTAACGGGTGCTGCTCTTGCAAAGGACGACAACTGGTGGTCTTCGCCTACGTTTGTGGAACGCAAATGGGAGGGATATACCGCATACTTTGAATACTTGCCGGGCGGTTCGGTGACTCTTGAGTATGTCTATAGAATCAATCATTCGGGTAAGTTTATTCTTCCTCCGAGTCGAGTGGAAGCGATGTATTTGCCCGATCAGTTTGCCGAAGTTCCGAATCCGGATCAAACGGTGACGAAGGAGTAGATCGAATATTATTACGGAAGCGGAGAGAATCGAAGATAAAAGAGATCTGTGGGGACAGGTTCTCCCTTGGAGTAAACCTTAGAGGGCAGTCTGGTCCCCGTTTCGAGCTTTTGAAAACGAAACTTATAGGGAGTCATTTTTAGAATTTGGGTGCGTCATACCGCGTTGTTATCGAACGCAGCGTCACACGTCTTCCGTTTTTCCTTCTTCCGAAAGGCCGTTCCTATTCTCGCCGGACCGGAATTTTTGAATGAAGGTGGATGAGGTGCAGATTTCGTAAGAGTTCCGACAGAGAGCGAAGATTTCACTTGCAAGAATTATGATTTTATGATAGACGAAAATTTGCAGAGTCTTCCCACCACCTCACCCCTCCACCCGAACGTGGGTGGGGCGCTCGTTCTTTTACGGAAGTTTGTCGGAATTACGACAAAACACCGTAATTACTTGCAGAAAAATTCTCCTGTCGTTTTTCGGAAGATCTTCGGGAGACGAACAATCTTCGTTTTATTCATCGCTATATTCTTCTTTTGGAATGGGTTGTCCGCGAAGGAGGTACCTTCGTATCGCGAGGTTCGAAATCAGTATCACACTTCGGATGGAACGATCGTGGACATTCACGGACGATTTTTGCAAACGATTCGATGGAACGTGCAAGAACGAAAGCTCGCCTGGACGGAAGAAGGGGAAATTCCCGAAACGCTTTTGATGGCGTTATTCTTACAGGAAGACAAACGTTTCTTTGAACATACGGGCGTTGATTCGCTCGCTGTCTTGGGTGCGCTCAAGGATCGAATTCTCGGAAATTCAAAACGAGGCGCAAGCACTCTTACGATGCAGCTTTCGGGAATTTTTCTCGGTACCAAACCGGGTCGTCGAAGTCTCTATGACAAATGGGAACAGATGAATCTCGCTCGGGCAATCGAGACAACCTGGACCAAGACGGAGATTCTTACGGCTTATTTGAACCTTTCTCAATTTCGGGGAGAACTCAGAGGATTGCGAGCGGCAAGCCGAGGGCTTTTCCAGAAAGAGCCTTCCGCATTAAGCGACACGGAATCGATCCTCTTAGTTGCGATGCTTCCGTTTCCGGGCGTGAATTCTTCACTCTTGACAAAACGAAGTTGTGTTCTCGCCAAAAAAATCGGTAAAGAAGAACTCTGTCTTTCCTTGGAAAGCGTTGCTAAGACGGCAACCGGAAAAATCACCGGACTTCCTTCCACGGGTGGGATCGCGTATCACGCCGCGCAACGAATCTTTCGAGAAGAATCGAATGTATCTTCCGAGAACGGAAAGGTCAAAACGACGTTGGATTTTGATCTCCAATGGAAGATTACGGAACTTGCAAAAAACGTTCTGGACGGATTAAAAAAACAGAATGTAGCCGAAACGGGAATTCTGGTTTTAGACAATTCATCCGGCGCAGTGTTGGCCTATGTAGGCAACTTACCCGAAAGTTCTTCCTTTTATGTGGACGCGCTCGCATCGAAACGGCAAGCGGGTTCGACGCTAAAGCCTTTTTTATACGCGCTCGCATTCGAAAAGGAAGTATTGAAACCGAATTCGATCTTGGAAGACAGTCCGACGGAATGGAACGCGGTTACTGGAATTTACAGACCTTCCAATTACAGCGATGTATATCACGGAAACGTTCCTGCAAAGTATGCCTTGGCATCTTCGTTGAATATTCCCGCGATTCACGTTTTGGATCTTGTAAGCGTTGGAGGTTTCGTTCAACGATTGCAGGATCTCGGATTTAGCGGACTCAAACGCGCAGACTTTTACGGTTCTTCTCTCGCGCTGGGAAGCGCCGACGTAACCCTATTCGAATTGACGAATGCGTATCGAACCCTCGCCAACGGGGGGTTACGTTCCGAACCAACATTTTTTCCTTCGCACGCCAAACAAGCGTTACAGGAAAACGGACAGGAAGGAAATGTTTGGACGAGAGTGTATTCGCAAAACGCGGCGGATACGTTATCCGAAATTCTTTCCAATCGAGAATACCGTTCCTTGTCCTTCGGTTTAAACAACCATCTCAGTACGCGATTTTTCGCTGCGGTCAAAACCGGAACCTCTCAGGATATGAGAGATAACTGGTGTGTGGGTTATTCCAAAAAATACACGGTGGGAGTTTGGGTCGGAAACATGGACGGAAGTCCGATGTGGGACGTGAGCGGCGTTACCGGGGCGGCTCCGATCTGGAACGCGGTGATGAATCTTTTGCAGGAAAGGGATTCGCAAGGAATCCGCCCGGCCTATGAGGCGATGGAGAATTCTCCCGTTCGTCCGATAACGGAGTCCTCTTCGATCTCTAAAATTCTCGTTCCGGGAAACCAAACGATCTACGCGATCGATCCCGATATACCCGATGAAAGACAAAAGCTTCATTTCTCGGCATCGGCTTTTCCAAGCGGATCGGTTTGGATCTTGGACGGTAGAAAGATTTCGGAAGCGCAGAACAAGGACGTTTTTTGGAAACCGGAACGCGGGTTTCACATTCTTTCGATCCAAGATCGAAACGGAAAAATCATCGATAGCGTGGTTTTTGAAGTCAGATAGAGTATAGGTTTTTCTCTTGCCGCGGACGACCTCCGCGTTAGAATCAATCAGAGACTTCTCATGAAACCATCGACAGAAACGTATCTTTTATCTCCGGCCTTGGAAGAGGCGATTCTTCTCGCCGAAGTCA of Leptospira sanjuanensis contains these proteins:
- the pbpC gene encoding penicillin-binding protein 1C translates to MFVLFIAIFFFWNGLSAKEVPSYREVRNQYHTSDGTIVDIHGRFLQTIRWNVQERKLAWTEEGEIPETLLMALFLQEDKRFFEHTGVDSLAVLGALKDRILGNSKRGASTLTMQLSGIFLGTKPGRRSLYDKWEQMNLARAIETTWTKTEILTAYLNLSQFRGELRGLRAASRGLFQKEPSALSDTESILLVAMLPFPGVNSSLLTKRSCVLAKKIGKEELCLSLESVAKTATGKITGLPSTGGIAYHAAQRIFREESNVSSENGKVKTTLDFDLQWKITELAKNVLDGLKKQNVAETGILVLDNSSGAVLAYVGNLPESSSFYVDALASKRQAGSTLKPFLYALAFEKEVLKPNSILEDSPTEWNAVTGIYRPSNYSDVYHGNVPAKYALASSLNIPAIHVLDLVSVGGFVQRLQDLGFSGLKRADFYGSSLALGSADVTLFELTNAYRTLANGGLRSEPTFFPSHAKQALQENGQEGNVWTRVYSQNAADTLSEILSNREYRSLSFGLNNHLSTRFFAAVKTGTSQDMRDNWCVGYSKKYTVGVWVGNMDGSPMWDVSGVTGAAPIWNAVMNLLQERDSQGIRPAYEAMENSPVRPITESSSISKILVPGNQTIYAIDPDIPDERQKLHFSASAFPSGSVWILDGRKISEAQNKDVFWKPERGFHILSIQDRNGKIIDSVVFEVR